A portion of the Edaphobacter lichenicola genome contains these proteins:
- a CDS encoding pyridoxal phosphate-dependent aminotransferase: MNSDLTQGVSRRSFMRLLGAASAATTSLPAFAAMQQAATPAQPVKRRMRGMQNLPPDTVIISANENPLGPAQSALTAICSMAAQGGRYHEDEYVKTIAVFNEQFGLKNDYSALYPGSSGPLDLALMSSIGPDKPLVYGDPSYEQGPRAADIMKAAKYPVPLTATYAYDVKAMLKAHPSPGAYYIVNPNNPTGTVTPKADIVWLVNNKPKGSVVIIDEAYTHFSDNESCIDLVAQDKDVIVMRTFSKIYGMAGLRAGFAVARPDLLERFNNVGGPSQSLASVSITTAAAARASLLDKDLVPLRKKINADIRTDTLEFLTKHGYKIIPGSQGNMFMVDVKRPGKEFQTAMLKENVAVGRTWAALPNYVRVTVGTKAEMEKFQTAFVKCMDMPPGAANGAAALHMPEFHVPSEIYRG, from the coding sequence ATGAACTCTGATTTAACGCAAGGCGTTTCGCGCAGATCATTTATGCGCCTTCTTGGTGCGGCCTCGGCAGCCACCACTTCTTTGCCAGCCTTTGCAGCGATGCAGCAGGCAGCAACGCCCGCACAACCTGTGAAGCGTCGTATGCGCGGGATGCAGAATCTCCCGCCCGATACGGTCATCATCAGCGCGAATGAAAATCCTCTGGGGCCGGCTCAGTCCGCGTTGACAGCGATATGTAGCATGGCCGCGCAGGGCGGCCGCTATCACGAAGACGAATACGTGAAGACGATTGCTGTCTTCAACGAGCAGTTTGGGTTGAAGAACGACTATTCAGCGCTTTATCCCGGTTCGAGCGGGCCGCTGGATCTGGCGTTGATGTCGAGCATTGGGCCGGATAAGCCGCTAGTCTACGGAGACCCTAGCTATGAGCAGGGACCGCGCGCGGCAGACATTATGAAGGCGGCGAAGTATCCCGTTCCGTTGACTGCAACCTATGCGTATGACGTGAAGGCGATGCTGAAGGCGCATCCATCGCCGGGGGCGTACTACATTGTGAATCCGAATAATCCGACTGGGACGGTGACGCCCAAAGCGGACATTGTCTGGCTCGTAAATAACAAGCCGAAGGGTTCAGTTGTGATCATCGATGAGGCTTACACTCACTTCTCCGACAATGAGTCATGCATCGATCTGGTGGCGCAGGATAAAGATGTGATCGTGATGCGGACGTTCTCGAAGATCTATGGGATGGCCGGTCTGCGGGCGGGTTTTGCGGTGGCGAGGCCGGACCTGCTTGAACGTTTCAACAACGTCGGTGGGCCGAGCCAGAGCCTGGCAAGTGTCTCGATTACGACTGCTGCCGCGGCGCGGGCGAGTTTACTGGATAAGGATCTGGTGCCGCTGCGGAAGAAGATCAATGCGGACATCCGGACGGATACGCTGGAGTTTTTGACCAAGCATGGGTACAAGATCATTCCGGGGTCGCAGGGCAACATGTTCATGGTGGATGTGAAGCGTCCAGGGAAGGAGTTCCAGACGGCGATGTTGAAGGAGAACGTCGCGGTGGGACGGACGTGGGCTGCGCTGCCGAATTATGTGCGGGTTACGGTGGGAACGAAGGCGGAGATGGAGAAGTTTCAGACGGCGTTTGTGAAGTGCATGGATATGCCGCCAGGGGCTGCGAATGGCGCCGCGGCACTGCATATGCCGGAGTTTCATGTTCCTTCGGAGATCTACCGCGGTTAG